A window of Verrucomicrobiia bacterium contains these coding sequences:
- the tsaE gene encoding tRNA (adenosine(37)-N6)-threonylcarbamoyltransferase complex ATPase subunit type 1 TsaE, which yields MATNISHSAEETQSLGESWGRAAGSGLVIAVSGDLGAGKTQLAKGVARGLGVTGRIQSPTFALVNHYEGGRLPFFHVDLYRLETAEQIFAAGLEEYFHPAGVSLIEWAERWLGDDASAEIKNVKRGIIFRRVRIEVVSETERRIIYEDFGG from the coding sequence ATGGCTACGAACATTTCGCATAGCGCGGAGGAGACGCAATCGCTGGGCGAGTCGTGGGGTCGCGCGGCCGGAAGCGGGCTGGTGATCGCGGTGAGCGGCGACCTGGGCGCGGGCAAGACGCAACTGGCGAAGGGCGTGGCGCGCGGGCTGGGCGTGACGGGGCGGATTCAATCGCCGACGTTCGCGCTGGTGAATCATTATGAGGGTGGGCGGCTGCCGTTTTTTCATGTGGATTTGTATCGGCTGGAGACGGCGGAACAGATTTTCGCGGCGGGTCTGGAGGAATATTTTCATCCGGCGGGGGTGTCGCTGATCGAGTGGGCGGAACGCTGGCTGGGGGACGATGCGTCGGCGGAGATAAAAAATGTGAAGCGGGGAATTATTTTTCGCCGGGTGCGGATTGAGGTGGTGAGCGAGACGGAGCGGCGGATTATTTATGAAGATTTTGGCGGTTGA
- the tsaB gene encoding tRNA (adenosine(37)-N6)-threonylcarbamoyltransferase complex dimerization subunit type 1 TsaB produces MKILAVEFSSEQRSVAIAVDGRVVASASEIATRATHAFGLIERALGEAKLEREEIEGIAVGIGPGSYTGIRSALALAQGWQLAAGVKLVGIASVECLAAGAQAAGWFGVVNVVIDAQRNEFYLARYEVGGSGYREVGELRLVRADEVGLRANVGEIIVGPEVTRWFGGGKILFPEARVLGELAEGRNNFVSGEKLEPIYLRETNFVKAPPLRVLPGEKG; encoded by the coding sequence ATGAAGATTTTGGCGGTTGAATTTTCGTCGGAGCAACGGAGCGTGGCGATCGCGGTGGATGGCCGGGTGGTGGCGTCGGCGAGCGAAATCGCGACGCGGGCGACGCATGCGTTTGGGTTGATCGAGCGGGCGTTGGGGGAGGCGAAATTGGAGCGGGAGGAGATCGAGGGAATCGCGGTGGGAATTGGGCCGGGGTCTTACACGGGGATACGGAGCGCGCTGGCGCTGGCGCAGGGGTGGCAACTGGCGGCGGGGGTGAAGCTGGTGGGAATCGCGAGTGTGGAGTGCCTGGCGGCGGGGGCGCAAGCGGCGGGGTGGTTCGGCGTGGTGAATGTGGTGATTGACGCGCAACGGAATGAATTTTATCTGGCGAGGTATGAGGTGGGGGGATCGGGGTATAGAGAGGTGGGGGAATTGAGGCTGGTGCGCGCGGATGAGGTGGGGTTGCGCGCGAATGTGGGAGAAATAATCGTGGGACCGGAGGTGACGCGATGGTTTGGCGGGGGGAAGATTTTATTTCCGGAGGCGAGGGTGTTGGGGGAGTTGGCGGAGGGGAGAAATAATTTTGTGAGCGGGGAAAAGTTGGAGCCGATTTATTTGCGCGAGACGAATTTTGTGAAGGCGCCGCCGTTGAGGGTGTTGCCGGGAGAGAAGGGATAA
- a CDS encoding alcohol dehydrogenase catalytic domain-containing protein, with the protein MRAAVLYGQERIKIEQIAPKALLPGEVRVAVEAALTCGTDLKVYKRGYHARMIVPPAVFGHELAGIISEVTPQAGEWKVGERVVVANSAPCGKCFYCHNQQENLCDDLLFLNGAYAESIVIPARLVEKNLLRLKPETEFLDAALVEPLACVVQGVADLQLRAGQNVLVIGAGPIGLMFVALAKHLGCSVTAVGRGDARLKTAHDLGAEKVIDLAGHSNLMRAIQGEPNPPFDVVIEAVGKTEVWEAATRLVRKGGKVNFFGGCPSGSAVSLDTGLIHYSNLALLASFHHTPRTIRRALELVESGVIRAKNFVDGECPLSELPELFKSMTAGNRVVKTLVRVRE; encoded by the coding sequence ATGCGCGCGGCAGTTTTATATGGGCAGGAGCGAATCAAAATTGAGCAGATTGCGCCCAAGGCGCTATTGCCGGGAGAGGTGCGCGTCGCGGTCGAAGCGGCGTTGACGTGCGGCACGGATCTGAAAGTTTACAAGCGGGGTTATCACGCACGGATGATCGTGCCGCCGGCGGTCTTCGGGCATGAACTCGCGGGCATCATCAGCGAAGTGACGCCGCAGGCGGGCGAATGGAAAGTTGGCGAGCGCGTGGTCGTGGCGAATTCCGCGCCGTGCGGCAAATGTTTTTATTGCCACAACCAGCAGGAAAATCTTTGCGACGATTTATTATTTCTCAATGGCGCTTACGCGGAATCCATCGTTATCCCGGCGCGGCTGGTGGAGAAAAATCTTTTGCGGCTGAAACCGGAAACGGAATTTCTCGATGCGGCGCTCGTCGAACCGCTGGCGTGCGTGGTGCAGGGCGTGGCGGATTTGCAACTGCGCGCGGGACAAAATGTATTGGTGATCGGCGCGGGACCGATTGGCTTGATGTTCGTGGCGCTGGCGAAGCATTTGGGTTGCTCGGTGACGGCGGTGGGACGCGGCGATGCGCGGTTGAAGACGGCGCATGATCTGGGCGCGGAGAAGGTGATTGACCTGGCGGGCCACTCGAATTTGATGCGGGCGATCCAGGGCGAGCCGAATCCGCCGTTCGATGTGGTCATCGAAGCCGTGGGCAAAACGGAAGTGTGGGAGGCGGCGACGCGGCTGGTGCGCAAGGGCGGCAAGGTGAATTTCTTTGGCGGCTGCCCGTCGGGCTCGGCGGTTTCGCTGGACACGGGATTGATCCATTATTCGAACCTGGCATTGCTCGCGAGTTTTCATCATACGCCGCGGACGATCCGGCGCGCTCTGGAACTGGTGGAGAGCGGAGTCATTCGCGCGAAGAATTTTGTGGATGGCGAGTGCCCGCTGTCGGAGTTGCCGGAGCTTTTCAAATCCATGACGGCGGGAAATCGCGTGGTCAAGACGCTCGTGCGCGTGCGGGAGTAA